A portion of the Citrobacter rodentium NBRC 105723 = DSM 16636 genome contains these proteins:
- a CDS encoding fimbrial protein yields MKKLILGSAIVAVLGVASNAMAANSGTVNFMGAVSTATCNLSVTDNAGANIASVDLGTLASNATADGTAVTFKLVPQEAACLSKTAANMTWTSPTLSATGLNNATTTGTNATMALNATNATETDKAIKQGNTSFNYNVANGIKSFDFSAQLKRPATGTMTAGPFSAAASYIVAYK; encoded by the coding sequence ATGAAAAAGCTGATTTTAGGTTCGGCAATTGTGGCAGTCTTGGGTGTAGCATCTAATGCTATGGCAGCGAACAGCGGTACTGTTAATTTTATGGGGGCAGTTTCAACTGCGACCTGTAATCTATCAGTAACAGATAACGCTGGTGCGAATATCGCCAGTGTTGACTTAGGAACATTAGCCAGCAATGCTACAGCCGATGGCACAGCTGTGACTTTTAAATTGGTCCCGCAGGAAGCAGCATGTCTATCCAAAACAGCCGCGAATATGACCTGGACGTCTCCGACATTAAGTGCAACCGGTCTAAATAACGCCACAACAACCGGTACTAATGCAACTATGGCTTTGAATGCAACTAATGCAACCGAGACGGATAAGGCTATTAAGCAAGGTAATACCTCCTTCAATTATAACGTTGCAAATGGTATTAAATCTTTTGACTTTTCAGCCCAATTAAAACGCCCGGCAACCGGTACAATGACTGCTGGCCCCTTCAGTGCGGCTGCAAGCTATATTGTGGCATATAAATAA